The Thermotoga sp. Ku-13t genomic sequence CATTCCTTCGTCTTTCAATTGCCTCTTTAATTCGCCTATCTATGATTTGTTCGATCGAAAGCGGTTGCAGAGACAGCAGTCTAACTGTGATCTTTGACTTCGTGTTGATGTAACCAACCCCATAGAATTTTCCATCGGAGAGATGAACGTTGACCACGTCTCCATCTTCGAACTCTCCTTCAAACTTCGCTATTTCGTTTCGGAATATCCACGGATGGAAATCCCTGTGATTGTTCTTCAGAAAGACGCGAGCCTTAATGGATCTTCACCCTCTCGTAGAGATATTTGATCAGTTCTTCGGTAAAGTTGCCACGTGTCCATTGGAGGTGTGGAACGTTCTTGGCCCTTTTTGTCCAGACCTCGAGTTCCTCTTCGTTTATTTCAACTCGTACGTTGAGCCCCACCAGCTTCAGGAAGTTGGAGACACCCCCGAGAATCGAATTCACGAATTCGACCTTTTCCGGCACCTCCATCGAAGCCTGCTCAACCACCACGTCCAGGAAAGCGGCGGTTGCCTCACCGTGTCTGATGTTCTTGAAGGTTGTCAGAGGATAACCGAGTGCGTGCGCGACGGTCGTACTGGTCTGACTGATCACCATTCCTGCGAGACACGATGCCAGGAGCATGTTCTCACGTGCGCGCAGATTTTCGGGTTGTTTCAGAACTATTGGCAGGTTCTCCACGATGAGTTCGATAGACTTTTTCGCGTAGAGATCAGAAATCGGGGTCGCCCTTTTTGAAAGAAAACCTTCAACCGAATGGCACAGCGCGTCCAATCCGGTGGACCTCGTCAGAGATTCGCTCAGTTTCAGCGTGTAACGGGCATCGAGAAACGCGAGCTTTGGGAATGTCAGAACAGGATGTGAAAATCCCCTTTTGAAGCCAGCATCATCTGTCAGCACCGAATACTGAGTCACCTCGCTTCCCGTTCCCGCGGTGGTCGGAATGGCAACGATCGGCAAGGCTTCACTGTATTTCGACGGATCGTAGAGGTCTTCCACCTTCAGCGATGGGTTCTTCAACAGCACTGCGACAGCCTTAGCAGTGTCCATTGGACTGCCACCACCGAGACCTACAACGAAATCGAAAGATTCCTGCGCAAACTCGGAAACAATGGTTCTCACAAGGTTGAAGGTTGGATTCTCTTCGACGTCATCGAAGAGCTCCATTTCAACACCAATCTGGGCGAGCACCTTCATCAGATCATCGAGCGAGCCGTTCTCCTTTGAAGATCTCTTGCCAGTCAAAACGAGCGCCCTTTTACCGAGGGACTTCAACGCATCCTTTCCCTGCTCGACACACCTTTCACCGAAGTAGACTCTCGTGGGCATGAAATACTGCCACATCTTTTCACCTCCTCAACCGAACAGCGTGGCTTGCTTGTATTTCTGGGTCAGTTCGTGTGCCAGTCGCGTTGGTTCTGGCAATCTATGACCCACACAGCAGCGCAACGTCAACTTCAGAGCAGACAACACATCACACTTGTGACCGGGCGATACGAACAGGGGCTTGTTGCCAACCTTGGTTCTCACGACGGCACCGATCACCTCGTTCTTGTCGTAAAGAAAGGTGTACGAACCCTGAACGTTTGGAGGTTCAATGAAACTGCCGTAGAGGTGGGACTTCGCAACCCCAACGGTGGGCAGGTCTATGAGTAATCCCATGTGGGACGCGATACCAAGCCTTCTTGGATGCGCGATACCCTGACCGTCGAACATGACCACGTCGGGTGGAACCTTCAGTTGCTGCCATGCCTTCAGAAACACTGGTCCTTCTCTGAAGGCCAGTAAACCAGGTACGTAGGGAAATGTCACTTTTTCGTAAGCAACGACCTGCTCGATCACACGCATGGTCGTAATATCAACAACCACGATCGCTGCGACGCCACTTCCCTTGTCTGGAAAAGCGAGATCGACACCAGCAACGTACCTTACATCTTCCAACGGTGTCAATCCTATCAAAGATCCGAGTTGCTTCTGAATCTCGACGGCTTCTTCCGCCGTGACATCCCACGAATGAAGGTTTCTGTAATTCATGTTCATCTCACCACTACCAAAGCGTCTATAGGAAATCTGGGATAAATTCTGTTCTTCGATAGCCTATCGACCAGATCGAAGTACGTTTTCAAAGCATTTGGATCAGAATTCACAAAAATGAAAGTGAATTTCCTGTCTGGATAGACGTTGTTCAAAAGCTTTTCCAGACCTTCTTTCATACCTGCGTTCAGTACGAGAACGCTGTTCTCTGTGAAAGATAAACCCAGGTCTTCCCAGACGATGAGGCTCGGCTCGATCCCAACCTTACCCCAGAGGTTCATCTGTTTCTCCAGAAAAGTCCTTGTCTTGTCGGGAGTGGCGTTCATCAGAATGACGCGCGGCGCGCTCGTTACTTGCTGGACTTTCATTTCCTTCAAGGTTTGCCTGTAAGTCTGCAATTTTTTCTCGTCGAGGATCACGTCGCCGTTTTCGTTGACTACGTACGGAAAAGGCAAAAACTCGATGGAAAATCCTTTCCTCAACCTAGAAAACAAATACATCAGTTCACCCGTGGAAACTCTCAGATCGATGTTCTTCTGAAGATTATTGAAGATGGACAACAGCTTTTGAAAGCTCACGTTTTTAGCATTTTCCAGCAATTTCATCAACACTTCCTTCTGCCTCTCTATCCTCGCCAGATCACCCATTGCATCCTTCCTATACCTTATGTAAGCGAGGAGTTCATCGCCTCTCATCTGATATACACCCGGTTGGAAATCTATATAGAGTTTCTGCGCGCTGTCGGAGTACTTCATGGGCTCTTTCACGTATATGTCAACAGGTCCAAGTTCATCGCCGAGGTATTTGAACGCCGCATAATCCACGATCACTGCTCCGTTGAAATCGATGTCCAAGAGTTTGGAAAGAGTCTGTTTCAAACCTGGAATCTGGGACCTCGCATAAATTGCATTTATCTTGCTGTCTCCTACAAGCAGATCTCGCGGGACGTTGCTGATCACAATTTTCCTCTCTTCGTGATCCACGAGCGCAATCATGATCACATCTGCTCGGCGCGTGCCCTGGATCACTGCATCCACACCCACGACCAGCAACGAATAGGGATTGACCTGCGGTTTTCTGTAAACGAAGAATTGAAACAGCCAGCCTGAGAACAGCACCAGAAACAATAAGACGAGAAGAACTACTGCCAGATTTACGATCGATAATATCTTTGCGAGCATCACCTTCGAAGGCTTCCTCCACTGTTCATTTTATCACACACTATCCTAATGAACGCTGAGTCTCCGTCGTATTTCTTCCGCGTCGAGAGGTAGCTCGATCTGCTTGAGTCTCGAGGTCCGGCCATTCACTATTCTCACGTCGGATTTGCTCAAGGAAAGTTCTTCAGCGAGCAGTTCACGAACTGCCTCGTTGGCTTTCCCCCCAACCGCTGGGGCTATGACGCTCACCTTCAAGGTTCCATCTGCCAGGAGCTCTACCGATTCACTCTTCGCGCCGGGTTTGACCTTCACGAGGATCCTCACCAGCTTGATCACACCCCTCAACCATCGTGTACAATGTGGTTTGGGAGCAGGCTTGATGAAGGTTCTGCTTGAAACAATCATCGCGATCGGACTGAGCTTTCTGTTCATCATTTTAATCAGAAAACGTAAAACCAAGCTGAAGAATATCGAAAACATCGTTTTTGAGAAGTTCAGCAAGGACGGTTGGACACTGAAGCTGTCTTCCAGCCAGAACGGTGCCAGATACGTGTTGTTCGTTCGCGGGAGTAAAGCAGCTATGGCTGTCTTCGTTCGGAACTTCAACTTTGAGGTGTTCAAGCGCACCGTGATCCTGGCGCTTTTGAACCGTGCAGGACGCATAGAAGTCTACCACTCGACAATCACCCACCATGTGCGAAAGGCCGTGAACTTCTTCAACAAAAACAGAAGGCTTCACAAAATGAAAATGATCGTTGCCCGGAAAGGGATCACATGATGTTGCAGTTCGTTGTCTTCGTTTCGCTCACACTATTCTTTTTGATGGTTCTGATCAAACGGAGGAACGCGAGAAAAAAGATTCGCACAGGATTCGTTGAGAACGGCCAGCAGTTCGAAGCTTATCTGTGCGAAATCTTCAGGAGGGCAGGCTACAGGGTTCATCCCACCAAACTCTCGCACGATTTCGGTGCCGATCTTTTGATCGAGAACAACGGAAAACTTGTGGTGCTTCAAGCCAAGTATTACAACAAGCCGATCGATACCAGCGCGGTTGAGGAGGCCGTCGTTGCGGGTGCAATATACGGAACGGGGTTCGTTGGCATCGTGACGAACAACGAGATACCGGAGCGGGTCAAAGAGTTTGCGAGGCAGTTTGAAGGTAAAACGTTCGTGAGGAAGTTTTACCTCATAGACGGTCCGACTCTGGAGAGGTTGAGGAG encodes the following:
- the nfi gene encoding endonuclease V; this encodes MNYRNLHSWDVTAEEAVEIQKQLGSLIGLTPLEDVRYVAGVDLAFPDKGSGVAAIVVVDITTMRVIEQVVAYEKVTFPYVPGLLAFREGPVFLKAWQQLKVPPDVVMFDGQGIAHPRRLGIASHMGLLIDLPTVGVAKSHLYGSFIEPPNVQGSYTFLYDKNEVIGAVVRTKVGNKPLFVSPGHKCDVLSALKLTLRCCVGHRLPEPTRLAHELTQKYKQATLFG
- a CDS encoding iron-containing alcohol dehydrogenase family protein translates to MWQYFMPTRVYFGERCVEQGKDALKSLGKRALVLTGKRSSKENGSLDDLMKVLAQIGVEMELFDDVEENPTFNLVRTIVSEFAQESFDFVVGLGGGSPMDTAKAVAVLLKNPSLKVEDLYDPSKYSEALPIVAIPTTAGTGSEVTQYSVLTDDAGFKRGFSHPVLTFPKLAFLDARYTLKLSESLTRSTGLDALCHSVEGFLSKRATPISDLYAKKSIELIVENLPIVLKQPENLRARENMLLASCLAGMVISQTSTTVAHALGYPLTTFKNIRHGEATAAFLDVVVEQASMEVPEKVEFVNSILGGVSNFLKLVGLNVRVEINEEELEVWTKRAKNVPHLQWTRGNFTEELIKYLYERVKIH
- a CDS encoding restriction endonuclease; this encodes MLQFVVFVSLTLFFLMVLIKRRNARKKIRTGFVENGQQFEAYLCEIFRRAGYRVHPTKLSHDFGADLLIENNGKLVVLQAKYYNKPIDTSAVEEAVVAGAIYGTGFVGIVTNNEIPERVKEFARQFEGKTFVRKFYLIDGPTLERLRRKERII
- a CDS encoding LCP family protein encodes the protein MLAKILSIVNLAVVLLVLLFLVLFSGWLFQFFVYRKPQVNPYSLLVVGVDAVIQGTRRADVIMIALVDHEERKIVISNVPRDLLVGDSKINAIYARSQIPGLKQTLSKLLDIDFNGAVIVDYAAFKYLGDELGPVDIYVKEPMKYSDSAQKLYIDFQPGVYQMRGDELLAYIRYRKDAMGDLARIERQKEVLMKLLENAKNVSFQKLLSIFNNLQKNIDLRVSTGELMYLFSRLRKGFSIEFLPFPYVVNENGDVILDEKKLQTYRQTLKEMKVQQVTSAPRVILMNATPDKTRTFLEKQMNLWGKVGIEPSLIVWEDLGLSFTENSVLVLNAGMKEGLEKLLNNVYPDRKFTFIFVNSDPNALKTYFDLVDRLSKNRIYPRFPIDALVVVR
- a CDS encoding DUF167 domain-containing protein produces the protein MIKLVRILVKVKPGAKSESVELLADGTLKVSVIAPAVGGKANEAVRELLAEELSLSKSDVRIVNGRTSRLKQIELPLDAEEIRRRLSVH